The Cystobacter ferrugineus genome contains the following window.
AAAACAGCCGACCTAGACCTTACCTTCCTTATGGACGGTATGCTTGCGCTCGCGGGGGCAGTACTTGCTCAGCTCGAGCTTGTCCTGGCTCTTCCGCTTGTTCTTGGTCGTGTAGTAGTTCCGCTCCTTGCAGGTCGTGCACTCGAGCGAAATGATGCTGC
Protein-coding sequences here:
- the rpmG gene encoding 50S ribosomal protein L33, with product MPKGNRSIISLECTTCKERNYYTTKNKRKSQDKLELSKYCPRERKHTVHKEGKV